DNA sequence from the Rattus rattus isolate New Zealand chromosome 2, Rrattus_CSIRO_v1, whole genome shotgun sequence genome:
TTTAAGCTTTCAAATCATagaatgtgtatacacatacatattttttcatgTAGATAGGTTACAGCTGAATATTCAAGAGCTTAGGAAGAGTTACAGGACCATAATTGAACAAGACCTAAAAttctgatcttgaactcagagcatAAATGATCAAAGACTAAACCATACTGCTGATATGGAATTACACTTTCTCTGTAGTATTATCTTTCCCCATTTCATACAAAAATATCTTACAGGTTGATATGGGATTTTTGCTTTCAATTGCTTGGTCTAAGAGTGTAGGCCCTATTCTTAGTTCTTTGGAGGATGTTAAAAGTGACCTGAATATGGAACAGGAATTAAGCTATCCTTGGACTACTAAGAACTCACCATTATACTTTTACTCCAAAATGACTGTCATTCTCATTCTTAATGCTGCCATGACAATTTTAGGAGTAACTTCAGATGCTCTTAGTTATATAGTTTCTATAAATAACATTAAGATCAACCTTACATGATTACATCAAAAATATGTCTTAGTGAATGCAAGAAAACATCTGGAAAAACCTGTCTTGAATTTGCTTTGTCTTCACTCCATATATGATAGGGTTGAGAGTAGGGGGTACCACCACATAGAGGTTAGCAAAAAGAATGTGCATGTGACGTGGTATGCTGTGACCCCCAAAACGGTGAGCAAAAAAGGTAAAGAGAGAAGGTGTATAGAACAGAAGGATGACACAGACATGGGAGCCACATGTACCCAGAGCCTTGAGTCGGGCACTTTGAGAAGGTATTCTAAATACCGTATGGAGTATAAGGGTGTAGGAGATTATTATAAGCACAATGTCTAGACCTATAGAAAATAAAGGCACAGTCATTCCATAGTAAATATTCACTTTGATGCTGTCACAGGCCAACCTtgcaatgcccatgtgttcacaGTATGAATGATGAATGATGCTCCTGCCACAATAAGTGAGTCGATAAACTAGAAAGACCAAGGGAAAACAGATGAAGAAGCTTCTACTCACAGATACGATGCCTATTCTGCAGATTACTGATGGGGTTAGAATGGTGGTATATCTTAGTGGATAACAGATGGCTACATAACGGTCAAATGCCATAGCCAGCAGTATGGCTGACTCTGTTACAAACATGAAGTGCAGAAAAAACATCTGAGACACACAGCTAGCGAAAGAAATGCCTCCAGCTTGGAACCAAAAGATGGCAAGAACCTTTGGTGTGGTCACTGTAGATAGAATGATGTCAGCTAGGGCCAACATGGAGAGGAAAAGGTACATTGGTTCATGAAGGCTGTGTTCTGTGAAGATCAGGAATATTAATAGGGTATTGCCTATTAGGGCCACTATGTACATTGAA
Encoded proteins:
- the LOC116894030 gene encoding olfactory receptor 52Z1-like isoform X1 produces the protein MIMSSNHTNLRDIWYTMIGIPGLEDVHLWLSIPICSMYIVALIGNTLLIFLIFTEHSLHEPMYLFLSMLALADIILSTVTTPKVLAIFWFQAGGISFASCVSQMFFLHFMFVTESAILLAMAFDRYVAICYPLRYTTILTPSVICRIGIVSVSRSFFICFPLVFLVYRLTYCGRSIIHHSYCEHMGIARLACDSIKVNIYYGMTVPLFSIGLDIVLIIISYTLILHTVFRIPSQSARLKALGTCGSHVCVILLFYTPSLFTFFAHRFGGHSIPRHMHILFANLYVVVPPTLNPIIYGVKTKQIQDRFFQMFSCIH
- the LOC116894030 gene encoding olfactory receptor 52Z1-like isoform X2; its protein translation is MIMSSNHTNLRDIWYTMIGIPGLEDVHLWLSIPICSMYIVALIGNTLLIFLIFTEHSLHEPMYLFLSMLALADIILSTVTTPKVLAIFWFQAGGISFASCVSQMFFLHFMFVTESAILLAMAFDRYVAICYPLRYTTILTPSVICRIGIVSVSRSFFICFPLVFLVYRLTYCGRSIIHHSYCEHMGIARLACDSIKVNIYYGMTVPLFSIGLDIVLIIISYTLILHTVFRIPSQSARLKALGTCGSHVCVILLFYTPSLFTFFAHRFGGHSIPRHMHILFANLYVVVPPTLNPIIYGVKTKQIQDRILLFF